In the Helianthus annuus cultivar XRQ/B chromosome 11, HanXRQr2.0-SUNRISE, whole genome shotgun sequence genome, one interval contains:
- the LOC110889577 gene encoding NAC domain-containing protein JA2L translates to MGLPVTDPMTQLSLPPGFRFYPTDEELLVQYLCRKVAGHDFSLQIIADIDLYKFDPWQLPSKAMFGEKEWYFFSPRDRKYPNGSRPNRVAGSGYWKATGTDKVITTEGRRVGIKKALVFYVGKAPKGNKTNWIMHEYRLSDPQRKTGSSRLDEWVLCRIYKKNSSAQKTISGGQTTEQSHGSPSSSSSQFDDVLESLPEIQDRCFNLPRVNSIKTFQQEDQKLNLQKFDSGNYDWASIASFGLPEPVVQDPLPQPTMNGGSSMAPIYTMDTKFGRSVEDEVQSGIRSQRVDHPGYFQSNLSPFGHSQSVSNTIDPFGIRYPTQQGVLGFRQ, encoded by the exons ATGGGTTTACCGGTTACCGACCCGATGACCCAATTAAGCTTACCACCTGGTTTCCGGTTTTACCCGACCGATGAGGAACTTCTTGTCCAATATCTTTGCCGGAAAGTTGCCGGTCACGATTTTTCTCTTCAGATTATTGCTGATATTGATTTGTACAAGTTTGATCCATGGCAGCTTCCTA GTAAGGCGATGTTTGGGGAGAAAGAGTGGTATTTTTTTAGCCCGAGAGATCGGAAGTATCCGAATGGGTCTAGACCGAATAGAGTAGCCGGGTCGGGTTACTGGAAGGCTACCGGAACTGATAAGGTGATCACGACCGAGGGACGAAGGGTTGGGATCAAGAAAGCTTTGGTGTTTTATGTTGGTAAAGCCCCTAAAGGAAATAAAACTAATTGGATCATGCATGAGTATAGGTTATCGGATCCCCAGAGGAAAACCGGTAGCTCCAGG TTGGATGAATGGGTGCTATGTCGAATTTACAAGAAGAACTCAAGTGCACAAAAAACCATTTCTGGCGGTCAAACAACCGAACAGAGCCACGGCTcgccatcatcatcatcctctcaATTCGACGATGTTCTTGAGTCACTACCCGAGATACAAGACCGGTGCTTCAACTTACCAAGGGTTAATTCCATAAAAACCTTCCAACAAGAAGACCAAAAGCTAAATCTCCAAAAGTTCGATTCGGGCAACTACGACTGGGCCAGCATCGCCTCATTCGGGTTGCCCGAACCCGTTGTTCAAGATCCACTACCACAACCCACAATGAATGGTGGTTCCTCAATGGCACCAATATACACTATGGACACCAAGTTTGGAAGATCAGTAGAAGATGAAGTTCAAAGTGGAATCAGAAGCCAACGGGTGGATCATCCGGGCTACTTTCAATCGAACTTGAGCCCGTTTGGTCATAGCCAGAGTGTATCGAACACGATCGACCCGTTTGGTATTAGGTACCCGACCCAACAAGGGGTTTTGGGCTTTAGACAGTGA